The genomic segment ACTCACTTTAGCTAACAAATGAAATGTTTCTTCTCCTTGAACAGCTGAAACGGACCTAAAGGAGACCTGGTAAACCAAAGCAACACAGCTCACAATGCATCAAaacaatagaaaaaaatataagaactCAAAGTACAATGCAAGCATAAAAACGACTAGAACACGCCATCTTACAAGCATCTCAATTATGTACCATATGTCCCTATGAATTTGTTCAGAAGCACCACATCCACAAATTAGTGATGTTGCTCAATGTTACAGGTTTATAAGGTAAATGCAATACCAACATTCCATCAGTTTTACATCTACAGAAGCAAATAAGCTCCAGAAAGTATGCATGCAGTTTGTCCATccttataaaagaaaaaaaaacaggaTGCTTCTATACAGACCAGTGTGGAACAAATACTGAATTTAACCGTTTTACTGAACCTAGCTCTGGACAGGAATCCACTGGTATAAGTTTCAGAAAACCAATAGCCAACAGGCATGAAACGTATGACTGACTCAAGCCAGCATAAACATAGCTCAACAGATCTAGATATTTGTCCAGCATTTTTctgaaaaaaacttaaatagaGGTGAGTGTCGTCCCTTACTTTCATGGACCAAAACTTTCtagttctttggtttcaaaTTATAAGGGGCTATGTTAAAACGGTTCATTAAATCATCAacatttcttatttatgtgtGCAGTATTGAACTTGCAGATGGTATTTGCTCTCAACGGTGGGTTGGAAACaaactctttgttatcactgacaaggataaggttgcatacatcaGTCTCCGAAAACCCCGCCTAGGTGAGagtcacttaatggcattgggtaaTGAGAATGGACCTTAAATGGAGGTGAATCTCAGCTAGGATGTTCAGACAATAAAATAGAACATTGAAAATCCTGAGATCAATTGCCCTAAACACCTCATAGGTCAAAGTATTGCGCTACACAAACAGCAATGTAATACAAAATAAAGACATATTATAATCAACATAGCAAAAGTTGAAAAACTCAAGCATAGCGGAACCTGAATTTTACATATTTACCATCTTTTCCCTCGTATCTTTCTCAATCCACAAACAAAGCAAAAGAATACATGAAAAAAGGGAGTGGAGAGGAGATGTAAGCGTAGTGCAAGATTGTGGTAATAGCGGAAGTAATGCGGTtatcattgctcccaaatattGGTCGAAAGTATGAGATATCTCTTGATATGGCACAAAATGCAGTTTTTTACGCCTTTACAGCGCGATAAATATCATTTTGTTTTTCCAAAACCTTTACAGTGAAGCCGGTGCAATGTAAGGCCTTAATTTTACACTATGAATGTAAGGGACATCATTAAATCATTGAACACTAGTTTCTGGAGCCCATACCCAGTACACCACAAGCTTGATTCATAAGGAGAAGATCACAGCGGATAGAAGACTGCAGTGAGTAAATTCTGACAGTTTAAAAATCTCCACAACAAAACATTTTCAGTATGGTTATTTAAAAAGTGAGGCAACAAAATCATCTCACCCAAATCCATCTAGATTGTTCCAAGATAAGGCTCATGCCAAAAAATCAAAGATGTTTCAGATAACACCATATACTTCAGTCTAAGTAAggaatcaaaataaaaacataatcttGCCCTCAAGACTTTGTAATAAGCCAAACCTCtcttgaaaaaaaaaggaagctCCAGCCCTCCAGTATACAGTCTTCTGAGAATCCATATACTGTCATACCTTAGGTACTCTGCTGGATTTGTATTTACAAAACTAATTTTCATATGTTCCCCgtattcaaataataaataactTAGAATCACTTTCTTACTGGAAAAAATGGGCAAGGATTTCAGTACCTGGATATTACAGAAATGCAAACCAGCAATAAGCACAGGTAAAATGAGCCCAAAAGGACCATTTGATACTTCAGTCAAATTCTGAAACCATAAGATTCCACCCTGTATAGAATCAAAACTTACAATTATTTAGTAgaaagtcaaatgagacacaCTGGAATCAACAGTCCAAGAGTCAAATTTAAAGGTAAGTCGGGTACAATGATTCCCAAATTATATGCCATTAGAtcgtaatttgaaaattatatcgATTTGAGTTCAATGTGAACATTATCCTAGTCTCCACCCTTTTCCAATACACATAACATAATGTAAAAAAGTGGCAATCCATTCATGCAAAGGAGCATCCAGACACCCACAGACTACAAAGCTATCACTACTTTACCGTATCAAATCCTGGATGTTGATCCAATGACATTTTCCTGATACTAGTCATCCACAAGAGAAAGCATGGGAGCTGCAGACCAAAGCAAAGAAGTATAAGGCGTCAAAAAGCATTCGCTTTCCTAAAAAAAACAACAACGTAATAGTTCACCTGACCTGGACAGTAATTGATGCCACAAACCACAAAAATGAAGGGCACCCAAGCTCTCGCCTTTTCCTCCAAAAAAGAGAGAATTGATTGACGAAACTCCTTCCTGAGAAAGGTGGTGGGAATGGAGGAGGCACTTCAAAATTTCCACatggaaaaaacaaaaacccaatATGAAAAATTTGGCATGATGCTCAAGTGAATATAATTTAAGTACATACACGGGTTACCACCAGTATCTAACTTAACATGTCCATATTACTGATTCAGTGCACTATATACTAAGTAAAGGGTACGCCTAGCTGATATAAATTTCCCCATAATTGACCATAACACCAATGCCTAAGCAATAGACCAATAGGTGTTGGCTTAAACATCCCCATTGATGAATTTCAAAAAAGTCAGAAAGGCTAATATCTTTGCTAATGTCTCAAATACCAATGTAAGCCGTTCAACACTACTATAGGATTACAAATCCTCATCGTACAATTAAATTTTCAACCATGCTCCAATTATCTTAAAACCATGTATTCAACAACAATCATAATGTAAAAATGCAATAACGCTCGTGATCGCGATAAAGGAACGTTGATGGGGTAACGGGAAGTAATGCGGTTATCGCAACGCCTAAATATCAgtcgaaaatataaaatatcccTTGATACGGCCCAAAACGcgattttttacacctttacatcGCGAGAAATATCggtttaattattttgaaaacctttacaacggaACTGGTGCGATGCAAtgggccttgtttttacactatgacaacaatgccaaagctttGATTCCAAAAAATATAGGGTCGACTAAATGAACCAAAACAACACCACATATTCATAGAGGGAAAACATGTGGAAAAAGAGTAAACAAGAAGAGATATTAAAGTGATATACTCTTAGATATTTATTTGAGACTATAACTTAAAATATGCTTTCATGAAGGCATTGGATTATCCCAACTCCATGACCAATTTCATGTTTTTAAGTGTGCAGAATGGCCAATTGGCAATCTACGTGTGTCAAACTTTGGACCTGAGCTCGAATATGTGACCATTCCTGACACTCATAGCTTCTTTTAAATAACATATACTGAGAATAAGGTCAACAACAATGATTGTTTCTGTGAATAATGTGTTTGAAAGGCATGAATGATCTGACAACGCTTATCAGAATTGCTTGAAGGGAAAACTTCTGCAGTCTCAAATTACAAGGCAGAATAAGTCCAGCTCTGTTTAAAGGACAACAACCAAAAAACCTCATCAACTGTGATCACATCACCACATGCTGAAGCTCTGTCAAGAAACCACTTCCACAACCAAATAATCCAGTTTAGACGAGTGCTAGTattcaagttaacaatattatCAATGCAATTATACTTTCCTTGCACTGAACTAAAAGTATTATAAAAGCAGTGAAAGTAAAGAAACTACACCCATTAACAAATtcagaagaacaaaaagaaaaggTAATGCATCAGTTCAATATTGCCATTCACTTTCTTTTACATCAGAATGAACCAAGACACCAGATACACCATGACAGAATCGGAAGAAAGAACATACATTTCGGGAACACCTCCCCTATTTGTCTCAACTTATGAAGCTGCAACAATATCCAAGGAGATAAAGTAATCCTCATAGCCACAGTTGATGATGCAATCACTATCCACCtatcaaaaattgaaataaatattttttttaaaaattgatcgATATCAATTCTCTATTAATCGCACACATCAAACATAAACTAAAATACTCTTTTAGTATCAAACTATCAATTACCAGTACAATCTACAACATACACAATTGCCATAAACTATGTTATATCAGATATACAATTCGTGAAGATTTAAGTCTGGTGGCGTGAGATTTTGGATAATTTCAGTGTTGTGGTGTATGACTTAAAATGTAGCTTAAATCAGGATTTTTGATGATCAGAGAAGCATAAAGTATAAAATTCCCAGGCATTCCCTCGCTTCATCTTAAACGTATATATTTCTACGATTAAAAAAGCAATGTCTACCATAcagcagcaacaacaacaatgctaaagccttaatcccaaagaTTTGGGTCGCTACATTAACTAATAAATCAATTCCGTTGTTCGTCCACATGAATTGTCCTTACATTCTTTTTAATTTCCTATCTTAACCTGCAAATCAAATCTTTCATATCCTTTTCCACTCCTGCACGTCATCATTggtctttctctctctcttcttAAATCCCTCAAGTTCCACTTTTTTAATCTTTATCCTCCATACTAGTTCACCAATACACGTCCTTGCATATGTCCAAACCATCCAAAACGAATAACTTTTATTTTCTCCTTAATATTTGCAACTCTAAAACCATctcttatatttttgtttttaaactcTATCCCTCAAAGTATATCCGCTCACTCATCTAAGCATCCGTACTTCCACTACTCCCATCTTCCTACAAGGATCCTACGATCTCCAGATATTCATTCCCTGTTAAATCACAACCTCTAAGAAATTTTAAATCTTCCCTAAAACGACCTAGAAGCAAATGAATAGTTAATTAGGGAGTAATAACTTATTGAATAGCAGAGAAAGCAAGCGGACACGCCCCTTAAACAAGCTTGTGGAAGTATCTCAAAGATGGGTACTTTACATTCTTCATGCACTTCTTTGCTTATAAGTGCATCATTTCTCCCAAAACCTCAATAATTTGGGAAAAACATCACActcaaaataaaattcaatagaTTGAAAAACTAATGCATATCAATAACAAACATTTTGAAGTTCTGAAAATCATATCTCCAAAAAAGTATGCTTTTTTAAATCAAGAAAATCAATAAACCTAGTTCAATATAATTCAATAATCATAGTCCAATAATCCTACATAACACCAACAAGATAACATCATCAACTAAAATCGAAAACATGATAAATAAAATCTCtcaaatactaaaattaaacaaaagaattaCCAAGGAAGGCCAGTGAGATCATGGTAACCATCGAGCAAAGAGACAACACAGCGAATGGGAAGATGTAAATCATCGAGAAGAGTACCAGCAGCATCAGAAACCTGAGAACCGTCGATATACCCTAAGCTACGAAGCTCCGACTCGGTGACTGAATTGAGTTGGTGAGTGAAGTCTGAGTCAGATGGTTGAGCAGAGAAGTAACGAAACGATGTCGTGTGACGAGAGAACAAAGGAAGAGTAGAGTTCGAGGTGGTCGGTAATGGCGAAGAAGAGGATAGAGAAATAATGGTGGGGCGGAGGAGAGAGAGTTTAGAGCGGCGGAGATAGGCGGAGATGATTCCCGATGTCGCCATTAATGGCAGCGAAGGATCAAAATGTTTTTGGAGCTGTGAATAAGATTGACTGTTTATTCACTTTTGTCCTTCAATTTTTCTTATTGCTTGAATAGTCAAACttaagtaaattaaaaatattatatcaaTTGTGtcataaaaaattagaattcgtttgtaaaataaaattttattgaagtaaattttaaaaattttatcaacatgtaaataatactccatatgtattaaaattttaaatatgaacataaaagttaatacatagagataaaaaaaataatcgacatatttattattattgcttatgaattgaaataaatcatttattaattattgtaataTTCTCATCTATGAGTATGACTTGTATATGGATTCAAGTGCATACGAATACATATGAAACCAACCATTTtgataaattcaaaataaatgcCTAAATTGCATGATCCATTGGTAAATAAATTCCGATGTGTAAGTACGTAACTGAAACAGATCCGGTCGTATTGAATTCCAATGCAGATCATATATAAACAAATCAGAATATTAAACTCTTTTGCATTGAATATAACACAGTTAGTTAATTGTGTCAAAATTATAACCCTGATTTAATTTGACATATCAGGTTGACCTAATTTCTATCTATTTATCTTGTTTAGAGTTTTTTGTTTACATTTAACTCCGGGTCTCAATTATAAACTTTTAGTTTATgagttatttattttgtatttactatgaaaaatagGAGAATGTTAAATGAATTAAGTTCatgttattttgattgattCGACTCTAAATTAACCCGTTCGATTAAATGAGTTATACAACTACAAGTTTATTTGAGGTTAAAactttgaaattaatttaatcCATTTAAAAACCAGATAGAAATAGGTCGGTCCACGTAATTTCGATTAGAGAAGTTAGAtatgtttaaaataaataaagattggATATCCAATCCTTTGATTTGTAATACCTTACTATATGTGTTTATTCAgtgtgaaaattaaattttgaaaaaacttaaTCAGCCATGGTTTCCAACCCAAGATATGGAGGATAATGCATAATGGTGTTGAGCTTAGTATTTTCATCTACAATATTCTTCTCTGATTTTGTATCCAAGGCTCTGCAGCCTAATCAGAAACATACGTATTCTTAAAGGCTTGTGCAAGCAAGGGTTCTTAAATGAAGTGCctgaattatttttgaaaacagGGAAAGACCGTTAGTtgattaaacaactaaaaaaaggCTTGTTTGGTGAATGAATTTTAGGGCTAAATGAAAACTTTATTTTCTTTAGTTTGGTCATTGACTTTTGacttattgatttattttttctctaataaataacTAACAGtcgataattaattttattaaacatCTCTAATAGCAACTTATTCATACAACTAAATTTCACATTTAACAAAAAGCTCAATATTAGCACTAGACCAAACAAACTAACTTAATTATCCAACACCCAACAACGAACAACTAATTAACAACTAACCAAACACTCTAATATAAAACGAGTGCAAATAAATACTCGAGTATGAGGGCATCCTCTAATTAGTAAGTTAAGAGGTCTATTTAATAGTCTATGAATGAAACAAACAACTTTAGTTTATATAAAGTGATTGACAAATGATATAAGTTAAATGgtaatgttttttctatttgaaatattttatcttaaagagaaagaaatttaattaatgtttttgacatatatttagagataaaatgtattcctgtgagatctcgttagattcgttttcatgtatacttttttattatatattttttttaatttttattatgtgtatttagagatattaagatttaaaatttgctttgaaaattgtgcaaaaaataaacgagaagaacaaaaagaaacggagaGAGTAGCTAATTAGAATGGTATTGACCAATTGATTTATTAACTGGATTATCTTGCTGAATTTGAACTCGCTCTTATAAGCGGtttgtttaaaaatagtttattcataatattaagcAATTTCAATCAGCTAATTCACCAAACACTATGCTGAGTCGGCTGTTATGCAGAAAGCAATATGCCAAAAACAATATTACCAAAAGCAATATTAAGTTAAGAAGTGCTTTAAAACCTTTTTCCCCAAACCAAACACCGAATCTCATATAAAGGTCTAGAATGTATCAACACAATGTGTTTTCCTCTAAAATCCTCTCCTAGTCTCATATGCTTGTATATTTGTAGGTAAAATCATAGTATTTGTGATTTAATCAAGAGTTGAGACATGAAAATTGGTCTATTTTGGTTGATGTTACCTGTAACATGTATAGTTCAGGGTTCAAATACATAACCAGCCAGCATGCTGACAGCAGCAAACACGACGAAAAGAGGATGTCCACGCACGTGTGGGAAGGTGACGATTCCTTATTCTTTCGGTCTAAGTAAAGAGTGCGCCATGGGAGACGAGTATGTTGTAAATTGTAGCATTATAAATGGAATTACATATGCTGTATATGTGGATGAATATACAGAGTTACTAAATGTAACAGAAACAGAGTTAACACTGACAGCAACTCCTGCTGCACAATCCTGTAACTCTGCAGGAGAACAAGTAAATGACAATACTTATGGTAGTTTGAATGTGATTGGTAAACCATATGCATTATCATCAACTGCTAATAGATTTATAGTTGCTGGGTGTCATCACTACGGATTAATTGAGGCACAAACTTGAGCAGGTCGAAAAGTTGTTAGTTGTGTTGCCTTGTGTACAAAAACGGAAGATTTGGTAGACGAATCATGTTCAGGACTCGGATGCTGTGAAGCGCTGATTCCTAAGGGGTTACAGGCTTTTAATGCAAGCTTGGAAAAGATAGTTTATAACACAAGTTTTACTTCTGGGAATTGTAGTTACGCATTTATAGCAAAGCGCGGAAGTATTAACTTCAGAAGAGCAATTGATCTCCAGGATCCGGCATTTGCATCAAAGGTACAAGTTATGCCTGCTATAATGGATTGGTTTATTGCTAATGCAACATGTAAAGAAGCTCACACGAATTCGAGTACTTATGCGTGCCAAAACAATACCGAATGTGTTGATCTAAACACCCGTCTTAATGTCTATGGTTTTCGATGTAAATGTCTTCATGGGTTCGAGGGTAATCCTTATCTTAGTCCTGGTTGTACAGGTTCGTTTTCCTCTCTTACCTCAATACACTAAAAACTTAAACCAAACATATATAATCGGCTACATAAACCAATACAAATCAGTATCGACAGTAACAAAGATCATACCTAATTTGGGCCTCTGGAaccgataaatagaataaatgaAGAAGAATCCACATAGATGACCACTAAAACTAATATATTGGTTCTGTTATAGTATACATGTTCTGGAGCCTgaaccatcagtttaagcttctggttgagttggttcctgacgtggtatcagagccatcATCCATCAGCTTTTAGTTGAAGCcccaatatatgttatatactctaacaggtTCTGTAGGCTTATAGTCGACTCCAATCTTTCGAGATTAAGGCTCTGACATTGTTGTTatgattaattgattattatgctTGTTTTGCAGATATTGATGAATGCAAGGGATCAAGTAACCCCTGTTCTGAGGTTTGTGAGAATACTCCAGGAAGCTATCTGTGTCATTGCCCCAAAGGTTATCTTGGAGATGGCAGGAAAGATGGTACTGGTTGTAAAACTTGGAACTCAAAACTGGCCTTTCCTCTTGGTAATTACAACACTGGATCATCACTatatttaatcaaataattataattgtggtcagttttgggctattcttgggtAAATTTGAGTAAATCAGCTAGCGAATTATATTACACTGATACGTACGCAATCTTCAAACATCAAAATGAACAGAAATTGCACTTCTCTGTTTCAGGAATTGGCATAGGGTTGGATCCATACTTTTCGTCATGGGTGGATATTGGATCTTGACTGATGCAAGGAGAAGAAAGAAGCAACAGCAAAGGGCGAAAAACTTCGAGCAAAACGGAGGATTATTATTGCAACAACAAATGTCATCCAAAGATGGTATGATTGAGAAAACAAGAATTTTCACAGCAGATGAATTAGAGAAAGCAACTGATGACTATAATGAAGATAGAGTACTTGGTCAAGGAGGGCAAGGTACAGTCTATAAAGGTATGTTAAGTGATGGAAATATTGTTGCTATAAAGAAATCTAAGATAGAAAGTGAAAATCAACTGAGTCAATTCATTAATGAATTGGTTATTTTATCacaaatcaatcatcaaaatgttGTTAAGTTATTAGGGTGTTGTTTGGAGACTGAAGTCCCATTATTAGTTTATGAATTCGTTCCAAATGGAACTCTTTCAAAATATATCCACGGTTTTAATGAGGACTTCCCTATCACATGGGAAATGCGTCTGCAAATCGCTATAGATGTTGCAGGCGCACTAACTTACTTGCATTCTGCTTCCTCTACACCAATATTTCATCGAGATGTCAAAACATCGAACATACTTCTCGATTCAAAGTATAGGGCAAAGATATTGATCAAACCCACTTAAGTACTCGTGTTCAAGGTACATTTGGTTATTTGGATCCTGAATATTTTCGATCAAATCAGTTTACAgataaaagtgatgtttatggtTTCGGGGTAGTTCTGGTTGAGCTTTTGACAGGGAAAAGGGCAGTTATTAATACTGAATCTCAGAATGGGAGAAGTCTAGCATTCTGGATCTTGTCATCCATGGAAAGCTCGAGCTTGCACGAGATTTTGGATCATAATGTCGTAAAACAAGGCAAACAAGAAGCTATATATGCTGTTGCACAGCTTGCTAAGAGATGTCTGAACATAAATGGGAAGCAAAGACCAACTATGAGGGAAGCTAATGCAGAATTGGAGGCAATTTATCATCTTCATCGCGTTTTGACACAGATGGATTTGCCTGAGTTTGCTACATGTACTTCTACTGAGTACAAAAACAGTCCAAGTAACAGTATTTTGCCACCAGACAGATCTTCTACTGATGAAGATTGGTCTACAGATACTAGAATTAAACAATATTTTCAGAATGAATCAGTAACCATCAGTGTTGATGAACCATAATGACTGTGTTTCTGTTGATTAAGTTCGGATTGATTTGTTGGTGTTTTTACTAAATAAGATGCAGTGATGCTAGTGAGATGGGCAATAGATTTAGTTTGTGATCCTAATgttaaagccttaatcccaaaaaattTGTGTAAATGATTCACTAATTCTTATTCCCTGTGAATTTGCCGATATTTCTATTTCAATTTGTTTCTTTATGTATACAACatctttttttggtaatttcctCGTTACTTACTTTAATGTTTTttcacatatttttttataacttttaattcTATCTATGTGATTTTAATGTCCCTATCATTTTCTTAA from the Amaranthus tricolor cultivar Red isolate AtriRed21 chromosome 12, ASM2621246v1, whole genome shotgun sequence genome contains:
- the LOC130796979 gene encoding ALBINO3-like protein 3, mitochondrial isoform X3, encoding MATSGIISAYLRRSKLSLLRPTIISLSSSSPLPTTSNSTLPLFSRHTTSFRYFSAQPSDSDFTHQLNSVTESELRSLGYIDGSQVSDAAGTLLDDLHLPIRCVVSLLDGYHDLTGLPWWIVIASSTVAMRITLSPWILLQLHKLRQIGEVFPKLPPPFPPPFSGRSFVNQFSLFWRKRRELGCPSFLWFVASITVQLPCFLLWMTSIRKMSLDQHPGFDTGGILWFQNLTEVSNGPFGLILPVLIAGLHFCNIQVSFRSVSAVQGEETFHLLAKLYKKYLELLTLPILIVGFYIPQGSLVYWVTNSSLSLVQQSVAHLSAGRVDRALPLLRVALSKDPEYYIALTVLGQAMLQLKDYDEAVEYLECALSKISLRDPTDAEALDYFIQASMSAGAAYYHQGKLAESFAHFERIRDIEVPEEPTAKARYYEGLMVFSSFLINEGRKDEATHYLRMAAAYDPQYAVYLEHLDKVRDNFVSDLASSRRADY
- the LOC130796979 gene encoding ALBINO3-like protein 2, chloroplastic isoform X2, with product MATSGIISAYLRRSKLSLLRPTIISLSSSSPLPTTSNSTLPLFSRHTTSFRYFSAQPSDSDFTHQLNSVTESELRSLGYIDGSQVSDAAGTLLDDLHLPIRCVVSLLDGYHDLTGLPWWIVIASSTVAMRITLSPWILLQLHKLRQIGEVFPKLPPPFPPPFSGRSFVNQFSLFWRKRRELGCPSFLWFVASITVQLPCFLLWMTSIRKMSLDQHPGFDTGGILWFQNLTEVSNGPFGLILPVLIAGLHFCNIQVSFRSVSAVQGEETFHLLAKLYKKYLELLTLPILIVGFYIPQQLCLQHPVISQKLGLVQKSVNVSVNSEGNVNGSTLPDAPRKRGPVSAFDLSPLQLVDQSVAHLSAGRVDRALPLLRVALSKDPEYYIALTVLGQAMLQLKDYDEAVEYLECALSKISLRDPTDAEALDYFIQASMSAGAAYYHQGKLAESFAHFERIRDIEVPEEPTAKARYYEGLMVFSSFLINEGRKDEATHYLRMAAAYDPQYAVYLEHLDKVRDNFVSDLASSRRADY
- the LOC130796979 gene encoding ALBINO3-like protein 2, chloroplastic isoform X1, producing MATSGIISAYLRRSKLSLLRPTIISLSSSSPLPTTSNSTLPLFSRHTTSFRYFSAQPSDSDFTHQLNSVTESELRSLGYIDGSQVSDAAGTLLDDLHLPIRCVVSLLDGYHDLTGLPWWIVIASSTVAMRITLSPWILLQLHKLRQIGEVFPKLPPPFPPPFSGRSFVNQFSLFWRKRRELGCPSFLWFVASITVQLPCFLLWMTSIRKMSLDQHPGFDTGGILWFQNLTEVSNGPFGLILPVLIAGLHFCNIQVSFRSVSAVQGEETFHLLAKLYKKYLELLTLPILIVGFYIPQGSLVYWVTNSSLSLVQQLCLQHPVISQKLGLVQKSVNVSVNSEGNVNGSTLPDAPRKRGPVSAFDLSPLQLVDQSVAHLSAGRVDRALPLLRVALSKDPEYYIALTVLGQAMLQLKDYDEAVEYLECALSKISLRDPTDAEALDYFIQASMSAGAAYYHQGKLAESFAHFERIRDIEVPEEPTAKARYYEGLMVFSSFLINEGRKDEATHYLRMAAAYDPQYAVYLEHLDKVRDNFVSDLASSRRADY